The following are from one region of the Variovorax sp. V213 genome:
- a CDS encoding YncE family protein yields the protein MRFLARPNGRFPAFLLSCLTVWVAQAATAAPPEAPPIFVLNSLDASVSVINPADWTEKQRIATGKEPHHIYMTPDEKSVIVANSAGDSLTFLNPKTAEVQRVVYGIIDPYQLQFSRDMKWFVTAGNRLNHVDVYRWDGKDLKLAKRIATGKTPSHIWIDATSTIAYVTMQDSDELIAVDLPTQTIRWRMATGPMPADIFGVHGDKTLLVGLTGSDGVQVFDVAGAEPKLVGKIPTGKGAHAFRSAGDGKSVFVSNRVANTISRIDLATLKVSATYPVPGGPDCMDLSTDGKTLYVTSRWAKKLSVVDLASQKVVRQINVGRSPHGVWTLDHAKRI from the coding sequence TTGCGATTCCTTGCCCGACCGAACGGCCGCTTTCCGGCCTTCCTGCTTTCCTGCCTGACGGTCTGGGTGGCACAAGCCGCCACCGCTGCACCGCCCGAAGCCCCGCCGATCTTCGTGCTCAATTCGCTGGATGCCAGCGTCAGCGTGATCAACCCCGCCGACTGGACCGAAAAGCAGCGCATCGCCACCGGCAAGGAGCCGCACCACATCTACATGACGCCGGACGAAAAGTCGGTCATCGTGGCCAATTCGGCGGGTGATTCGCTGACCTTTCTCAACCCCAAGACCGCCGAAGTGCAGCGCGTCGTCTACGGCATCATCGATCCGTACCAGCTGCAGTTCTCGCGCGACATGAAGTGGTTCGTCACGGCCGGAAACCGGCTCAACCACGTCGACGTCTATCGCTGGGACGGCAAGGACCTGAAGCTCGCCAAGCGCATTGCCACCGGCAAGACGCCCAGCCACATCTGGATCGACGCCACCAGCACCATCGCCTACGTGACCATGCAGGACAGCGACGAACTCATTGCCGTCGACCTGCCCACGCAGACCATCCGCTGGCGCATGGCCACCGGCCCCATGCCGGCCGACATTTTCGGCGTGCACGGCGACAAGACCCTGCTGGTGGGCCTGACCGGCAGCGACGGCGTGCAGGTGTTCGACGTGGCGGGCGCCGAGCCCAAGCTGGTCGGCAAGATCCCGACCGGCAAGGGCGCGCACGCCTTCCGTTCGGCCGGTGACGGCAAGAGCGTCTTCGTGAGCAACCGCGTGGCCAACACCATCAGCCGGATCGACCTGGCGACGCTGAAAGTGAGCGCAACATACCCCGTGCCGGGCGGCCCCGACTGCATGGACCTGTCCACCGATGGCAAGACCTTGTACGTCACTTCGCGCTGGGCCAAGAAGCTCAGCGTGGTCGACCTCGCGAGCCAGAAGGTCGTGCGCCAGATCAATGTCGGCCGGTCGCCGCACGGCGTCTGGACCCTGGACCATGCGAAAAGAATCTGA
- a CDS encoding pseudouridine synthase, whose amino-acid sequence MHLQDILYSQGFGTRRVCAGLIQQGLVTIAGKVVNDPFADLDPEGLFFTVQGTEWAYHEKAYLMLHKPAGTECSQKPSTYPSIYTLLPSPLRLRPNKGAVQGVQAIGRLDQDTTGLLLLTDDGQFIHRMGSPKHHVPKVYEVTAKHPVDDAQIAKLLAGVVLDDDPKPVRAAACESDSPLHLRLTLTEGKYHQVKRMLAAVGNRVEGLHRSRIGQLALPTYLAPGQWRWLDAEQVVALREKTPG is encoded by the coding sequence ATGCATCTGCAAGACATTCTTTATTCCCAGGGCTTCGGCACGCGGCGCGTGTGCGCGGGGCTGATCCAGCAGGGCCTCGTGACCATCGCGGGCAAGGTCGTGAACGACCCCTTTGCCGACCTCGATCCCGAAGGCCTCTTTTTCACGGTCCAGGGCACCGAGTGGGCGTACCACGAGAAGGCCTACCTGATGCTGCACAAGCCCGCGGGTACCGAGTGCTCCCAAAAGCCCTCGACCTATCCGAGCATCTACACCCTGCTGCCGTCCCCGCTGCGGCTGCGGCCCAACAAGGGTGCGGTGCAGGGCGTGCAGGCCATCGGTCGGCTCGACCAGGACACGACCGGGCTGCTGTTGCTGACCGACGACGGCCAGTTCATCCACCGGATGGGTTCCCCCAAGCACCACGTGCCCAAGGTCTACGAGGTCACGGCCAAGCATCCGGTGGACGATGCGCAGATCGCCAAGCTGCTGGCCGGCGTGGTGCTCGACGACGATCCGAAGCCGGTGCGCGCGGCCGCCTGCGAATCGGACAGCCCGCTGCACCTGCGGCTGACCCTCACCGAGGGCAAATACCACCAGGTCAAGCGCATGCTGGCCGCGGTCGGCAACCGGGTCGAGGGGTTGCACCGCTCGCGCATCGGCCAGCTGGCCCTGCCCACATACCTTGCGCCCGGCCAATGGCGCTGGCTCGACGCCGAACAAGTGGTGGCGCTGCGTGAAAAAACACCGGGATAA
- the ggt gene encoding gamma-glutamyltransferase, with protein MQQLHWTPTLRAAVAAALVLAGASASNAASQAPVAAEHGMVVSAQHLATKVGVDVLKRGGNAVDAAVAVGYALAVVYPAAGNLGGGGFMTVQLADGRKTFLDFREKAPLAATANMYLDKDGNVIKGLSTNGHLAVGVPGSVSGMEYAREKYGTMKRADLIAPSIQLAEKGFTLEQGDIDMLRTSTNDFKKDPVSGAIFLNKGEPFAVGQKLVQKDLAKTLRAVSAKGVDGFYKGWVGQAIVASSQAGKGIITQADLDQYKTRELAPVECDYRGYRVVSAPPPSSGGVIICEMLNILEGYPLKDLGFRSAESVHYQIEAMRHAYVDRNSYLGDPDFVKNPLDRLLDKGYAEKIRAAIDPKKAGVSKDIKPGVAPHEGSNTTHYSITDQQGNAVSVTYTLNDWFGAKVTADKTGVLLNNEMDDFTAKIGVPNMYGLVQGEANAIAPGKRPLSSMSPTIVSKDGKPVFVVGTPGGSRIITAVLHTILNVVDYGMNVQEAVDAPRFHQQWLPDVTNVETFALSPDTRKILTDMGHNLGVPQPANHLAAIIVGAPSLGGKPVGANRFYGANDPRRNTGLAAGY; from the coding sequence ATGCAGCAACTCCACTGGACTCCAACATTGCGCGCCGCGGTGGCGGCGGCACTCGTACTGGCGGGCGCAAGCGCTTCCAACGCCGCCTCGCAGGCACCGGTTGCGGCCGAGCACGGCATGGTCGTGAGTGCGCAGCACCTGGCCACCAAGGTCGGTGTCGACGTGCTCAAGCGCGGCGGCAACGCGGTCGATGCGGCGGTGGCCGTGGGCTATGCGCTGGCAGTGGTGTACCCGGCGGCGGGCAACCTCGGCGGCGGCGGCTTCATGACCGTGCAACTGGCCGATGGCCGCAAGACTTTTCTCGACTTCCGCGAGAAGGCCCCCCTGGCCGCGACGGCCAACATGTACCTCGACAAAGACGGCAACGTCATCAAGGGCCTGAGCACCAACGGACACCTGGCCGTGGGGGTGCCCGGCTCCGTGTCGGGCATGGAATACGCGCGCGAGAAGTACGGCACCATGAAGCGCGCCGACCTCATCGCTCCCTCGATCCAGCTGGCCGAGAAGGGCTTTACGCTGGAGCAGGGCGACATCGACATGCTGCGCACCTCCACCAACGATTTCAAGAAGGATCCGGTCTCCGGCGCGATCTTCCTGAACAAGGGAGAGCCGTTCGCGGTCGGCCAGAAGCTGGTGCAGAAAGATCTCGCCAAGACGCTGCGCGCCGTCAGCGCCAAGGGTGTCGACGGCTTCTACAAGGGCTGGGTCGGGCAGGCCATCGTCGCGTCGAGCCAGGCCGGCAAGGGCATCATCACCCAGGCCGATCTCGACCAATACAAGACGCGCGAACTGGCGCCGGTCGAATGCGACTACCGCGGCTATCGCGTGGTGTCGGCGCCGCCGCCGAGTTCGGGCGGCGTGATCATCTGCGAGATGCTCAACATCCTCGAGGGCTATCCGCTCAAGGACCTGGGCTTCCGCTCGGCCGAGTCCGTGCACTACCAGATCGAGGCCATGCGCCACGCTTACGTAGACCGCAACAGCTACCTGGGCGACCCGGACTTCGTGAAGAACCCGCTCGACCGCCTCCTCGACAAGGGCTATGCCGAAAAGATCCGCGCCGCGATCGATCCCAAGAAAGCCGGCGTCTCCAAGGACATCAAGCCCGGCGTCGCGCCGCACGAAGGCAGCAACACCACCCACTACTCGATCACCGACCAACAAGGCAATGCGGTCTCGGTCACCTACACGCTCAACGACTGGTTCGGCGCCAAAGTCACGGCCGACAAGACCGGCGTGCTGCTGAACAACGAGATGGACGACTTCACCGCCAAGATCGGCGTGCCCAACATGTACGGCCTGGTGCAGGGCGAGGCCAACGCCATCGCCCCGGGCAAGCGCCCGCTGAGCTCAATGAGCCCGACCATCGTGTCGAAGGACGGCAAGCCGGTGTTCGTGGTCGGCACGCCCGGCGGCAGCCGCATCATCACGGCGGTGCTGCACACCATCCTGAACGTGGTCGACTACGGCATGAACGTGCAGGAAGCCGTCGATGCGCCGCGCTTCCACCAGCAATGGCTGCCTGATGTCACCAACGTCGAGACCTTTGCGCTGAGCCCCGACACCCGCAAGATCCTGACCGACATGGGCCACAACCTGGGTGTGCCGCAGCCGGCCAACCACCTTGCGGCAATCATCGTCGGCGCGCCGTCCTTGGGCGGCAAGCCGGTCGGCGCCAACCGCTTCTACGGCGCGAACGACCCCCGCCGCAACACCGGCCTGGCCGCCGGATACTGA
- a CDS encoding methyltransferase regulatory domain-containing protein codes for MPGRTAIVSGRCHATTVAPPRKALGGPLRSAKKKDAVPDSLTSTLTSYYDAVPYESHPFPQTAVEHLEATAFLFGLQTPAPARARVLELGCAAGGNLIPFAARHPGASALGLDLSKVQVEQGVGAISRAELPNVELRVFDLAEVDASFGRFDYIVCHGVYSWVPGPVQDAILRICSENLAPDGVAYVSYNVYPGWKAREIVRDAMILRGGPRDTPEEQLSYARGMLEFLEQSARSDSVLKKTLEETMPIVRGASSYYLLHEFLEPCNAPCYFKEFAARAEAKGLAYLADAEPSTMFVQNYGEKVREPLLRECGGSQVLMEQYLDFLVNRTFRQTLLVKQGRGGDIRYRLDHARIHGLEFAGVFTAADGGALTLDAREQPCKALRNLTVTLRLPVHKALAQVLDSRYPASTSVAALVAAVVAATGEPRTSVEPLVLSMLEELLILGAVRIRRAPVQVAAEISARPRALPSVRTASGLALSAGNSASVCNQWHDSVGLTALERCLLPLLDGAHSHEMLADHLVDEVRADRLRFVHEDKPLAETSALKEFALKQVAIGLNDLRRRALLVA; via the coding sequence TTGCCCGGACGCACGGCTATAGTCAGCGGGCGCTGTCACGCCACAACCGTTGCGCCTCCTCGCAAGGCGCTTGGCGGGCCGCTTCGATCCGCCAAAAAAAAGGACGCCGTGCCCGATTCACTGACTTCGACGCTCACGAGCTACTACGACGCGGTGCCCTATGAATCGCACCCGTTCCCGCAAACGGCTGTCGAGCATCTGGAAGCCACTGCGTTCCTGTTCGGTCTCCAGACCCCGGCGCCGGCTCGGGCGAGGGTGCTGGAGCTTGGCTGTGCGGCTGGCGGCAACTTGATCCCGTTTGCCGCGCGCCACCCGGGGGCCAGCGCTTTGGGCCTCGACTTGTCGAAGGTGCAGGTGGAACAGGGCGTTGGAGCCATCTCCCGCGCGGAGCTGCCGAACGTGGAACTGCGGGTATTCGACCTCGCGGAGGTCGATGCATCGTTCGGCCGGTTCGACTACATCGTCTGCCACGGGGTCTACAGCTGGGTGCCCGGCCCGGTGCAGGATGCGATTCTCCGCATCTGCTCCGAGAACCTTGCGCCCGACGGCGTCGCCTATGTCAGCTACAACGTGTACCCGGGCTGGAAGGCGAGGGAGATCGTGCGCGACGCAATGATCCTGCGCGGCGGTCCGCGCGACACGCCGGAAGAACAGCTGTCCTATGCGCGCGGCATGCTCGAATTTCTGGAGCAGTCGGCGCGTTCCGACAGCGTTCTCAAGAAAACGCTCGAAGAAACGATGCCGATCGTGCGCGGTGCCAGCAGTTATTACCTGCTGCACGAATTCCTCGAGCCCTGCAACGCACCTTGCTATTTCAAGGAGTTTGCGGCGCGCGCCGAGGCCAAGGGCCTGGCCTACCTGGCAGATGCGGAGCCCTCGACCATGTTCGTGCAGAACTACGGCGAAAAGGTCCGCGAACCGCTGCTGCGGGAGTGCGGCGGCAGCCAGGTCCTGATGGAGCAGTATCTCGACTTTCTGGTCAATCGCACCTTTCGGCAGACGCTGCTGGTGAAGCAGGGCCGCGGCGGCGACATCCGCTACCGGCTCGACCATGCCCGCATTCACGGCCTTGAATTCGCCGGTGTGTTCACTGCGGCGGACGGTGGCGCGTTGACGCTCGATGCGCGCGAGCAGCCGTGCAAGGCGCTGCGCAATCTCACGGTGACGCTGCGCCTGCCGGTGCACAAGGCCTTGGCACAGGTGCTCGACTCCCGCTATCCGGCCAGCACGTCGGTCGCGGCGCTGGTCGCGGCGGTGGTGGCTGCCACGGGTGAGCCGCGCACTTCGGTCGAGCCGCTCGTGCTGTCGATGCTCGAAGAGCTGCTCATCCTCGGCGCCGTGCGCATCCGGCGCGCGCCGGTGCAGGTCGCCGCCGAGATATCGGCGCGGCCGCGCGCCCTGCCGTCGGTGCGAACGGCATCCGGCCTTGCGTTGTCGGCCGGAAACTCGGCCAGTGTCTGCAACCAATGGCACGATTCCGTGGGGCTCACCGCGCTCGAGCGTTGCCTGTTGCCGCTGCTCGATGGCGCGCATTCGCACGAGATGCTGGCCGACCATCTGGTGGACGAGGTGCGTGCCGATCGCTTGCGCTTCGTCCACGAGGACAAGCCGCTCGCCGAAACTTCAGCGTTGAAGGAATTCGCGCTGAAACAAGTGGCGATTGGCTTGAACGACTTGCGGCGCCGGGCATTGCTGGTCGCATGA
- a CDS encoding HAD family hydrolase — protein MTAEAVKAVLFDLDGTLIDSAPDLGAAADKMRTDRGLESYPLERYRFMAGAGARGMLGVAFGITPDAPEFPVLREEFFVAYENRMLLNTHVFDGVQALIDAICARGLAWGVVTNKSARFTDPLTRAIPLFSSAQAIVSGDTTPYSKPHPEPLHEAARRMGVPSSACIYVGDDERDIIAGRAAGMRTIAATYGYMGPQADVTLWNADASIATPLELLQLLNKA, from the coding sequence GTGACGGCCGAAGCAGTAAAAGCCGTGCTGTTCGATCTGGACGGCACGCTGATCGACAGCGCACCCGATCTCGGCGCCGCAGCCGACAAGATGCGTACCGATCGCGGTCTCGAGTCGTATCCGCTGGAGCGCTATCGGTTCATGGCCGGGGCTGGCGCACGGGGCATGCTCGGCGTGGCGTTCGGCATCACGCCCGATGCACCGGAGTTCCCCGTACTGCGCGAAGAATTCTTCGTGGCCTATGAAAACCGCATGCTGCTCAATACGCACGTGTTCGACGGGGTACAGGCGCTGATCGACGCCATCTGCGCACGTGGGCTGGCCTGGGGTGTGGTCACCAACAAGTCGGCGCGCTTCACCGATCCGTTGACACGTGCCATTCCGCTTTTCAGCAGCGCGCAGGCTATCGTGAGCGGCGATACGACGCCGTATTCCAAGCCGCACCCCGAGCCCTTGCACGAAGCGGCGCGGCGGATGGGGGTGCCGTCCAGCGCGTGCATCTACGTGGGAGACGACGAACGCGACATCATCGCCGGCCGTGCCGCGGGCATGCGAACCATCGCGGCTACCTATGGCTACATGGGTCCGCAGGCCGATGTGACGCTCTGGAACGCAGATGCCTCGATCGCTACGCCCCTGGAGCTCTTGCAATTGCTAAATAAGGCCTAA
- the ubiG gene encoding bifunctional 2-polyprenyl-6-hydroxyphenol methylase/3-demethylubiquinol 3-O-methyltransferase UbiG, whose protein sequence is MTDNVNADPAELAKFSELAHRWWDLDSEFRPLHEINPLRLEWIDGIAPLSERKVLDIGCGGGILADSMARKGAEVLGIDLASKALKVARLHALEAGTSGVKYREISAEALAAEQPRSFDVVTCMEMLEHVPEPASIVQACATLVKPGGWVFFSTINRSLKSFMLAIVGAEYVLGMLPRGTHEYAKLIRPSELAAHCRAAGLDLRHTRGMEHNPLTRRYWLSADTSVNYMFATQKPALTTGSQA, encoded by the coding sequence ATGACAGATAACGTGAATGCCGATCCGGCGGAACTGGCCAAGTTTTCGGAACTCGCCCATCGCTGGTGGGATTTGGACAGTGAATTCCGTCCGCTCCATGAAATCAATCCGCTCCGGCTGGAATGGATTGACGGTATTGCGCCCTTATCGGAGCGCAAGGTGCTCGATATCGGCTGCGGCGGAGGCATCCTCGCCGATTCGATGGCCCGAAAAGGCGCCGAGGTGCTCGGCATCGATCTGGCGAGCAAGGCGCTCAAGGTGGCGCGGTTGCACGCGCTCGAAGCCGGCACCAGCGGCGTCAAATACCGCGAAATCAGTGCCGAGGCACTCGCCGCGGAGCAGCCTCGCAGTTTCGACGTCGTGACCTGCATGGAAATGCTCGAGCACGTGCCCGAGCCCGCTTCCATCGTCCAGGCTTGTGCAACGCTGGTGAAGCCGGGGGGCTGGGTCTTCTTCTCCACCATCAACCGCAGCCTCAAGTCGTTCATGCTGGCCATCGTCGGTGCCGAATACGTTTTGGGCATGCTTCCCCGCGGCACCCACGAATACGCAAAACTGATCCGACCCAGCGAGCTGGCGGCCCACTGCCGCGCAGCGGGCCTCGACTTGCGGCACACGCGGGGGATGGAGCACAACCCGTTGACTCGCCGCTACTGGCTCAGCGCCGACACCAGCGTCAACTACATGTTCGCCACGCAGAAGCCGGCCTTGACGACGGGTTCGCAAGCGTGA
- the ompA gene encoding outer membrane protein OmpA, with product MKKLNKVAMMFAVAALATAAGAQTRVTAANGGPTIDNWQNGTGELVWKNGTNELCWRDANWTPATAAAGCDGALVAAAPPAVIPAPGAPAAPAPAPQVAASKVTFAADAFFDFDKSVLKPEGRAKLTDLVSKIRDVNLEVIIAVGHTDSIGSDAYNQRLSVRRAEAVKAFLVSKGIERNRVYTEGKGEKQPVADNKTKEGRAKNRRVEIEVVGTRANK from the coding sequence ATGAAGAAACTGAATAAAGTGGCGATGATGTTTGCAGTCGCTGCGCTCGCCACTGCCGCCGGCGCGCAGACCCGTGTCACCGCTGCGAATGGCGGTCCTACGATCGACAACTGGCAAAACGGCACCGGCGAACTGGTTTGGAAGAATGGCACGAACGAACTGTGCTGGCGCGATGCCAACTGGACGCCGGCTACTGCCGCCGCCGGTTGCGACGGCGCTCTGGTTGCAGCAGCTCCGCCTGCAGTGATTCCCGCTCCGGGCGCACCGGCCGCTCCCGCGCCTGCACCGCAAGTCGCCGCTTCGAAGGTGACCTTCGCTGCTGATGCATTCTTCGACTTCGACAAGTCGGTTCTGAAGCCCGAAGGTCGCGCAAAGCTGACCGACCTGGTCTCGAAGATCCGTGACGTCAACCTCGAAGTGATCATCGCCGTGGGCCACACCGACTCGATCGGTTCGGACGCCTACAACCAGCGTCTGTCGGTGCGCCGCGCCGAAGCCGTCAAGGCCTTCTTGGTCTCGAAGGGCATCGAACGCAACCGCGTCTACACCGAAGGCAAGGGCGAGAAGCAGCCTGTGGCTGACAACAAGACCAAGGAAGGCCGCGCCAAGAACCGCCGCGTGGAAATCGAAGTGGTCGGCACCCGCGCCAACAAGTGA
- the gyrA gene encoding DNA gyrase subunit A, with translation MTSFAKETLPISLEEEMRSSYLDYAMSVIVGRALPDARDGLKPVHRRVLYAMHELNNDWNRAYKKSARIVGDVIGKYHPHGDQSVYDTIVRLAQDFSMRHMLVDGQGNFGSVDGDNAAAMRYTEIRLAKIAHEMLGDIDKETVDFQDNYDGSEKEPKVLPSKLPNLLVNGSGGIAVGMATNIPPHNLNEVVDACLHLLRNPQASIDELMEIVPAPDFPTAGIIYGINGVRDGYRTGRGKVVMRAKCHFEDIDRGQRQAIIVDELPYQVNKKTLQERMAELVHEKKIEGISHIQDESDKSGMRLVIELKRGEVPEVVLNNLYKQTQLQDTFGINMVALVDGQPKLCNLKDLIEVFLQHRREVVTRRTVFTLRKARERGHVLEGLAVALANIDEFISIIRNAPTPPVAKAELMTRSWDSKLVREMLTRSRADGGVVNADDYRPEGLEREFGMGSDGLYRLSETQAQEILQMRLQRLTGLEQDKIVAEYKEVMAEIDDLLDILAKPERVSVIIGDELGTIKQEFGQSKLGARRSLVEHSAYDLSTEDLITPTDMVVTLSHSGYIKSQPLHEYRAQKRGGRGKQATVTKEDDWIDQLFIANTHDYILCFSNRGRLYWLKVWEVPAGSRGSRGRPIVNMFPLQEGEKINVALALTGEKRNFPADQYVFMATSMGTVKKTTLDEFNNPRKGGIIAVNLDEGDYLIGAALTDGKHDVMLFSDGGKAVRFDEEDVRPLGRNARGVRGMSLDPGQGVIAMLVAEDEQQSVLTATENGYGKRTSITEYTRHGRGTKGMIAIQQSERNGKVVAATLVHADDEIMLITDKGVLVRTRVAEIRELGRATQGVTLIGLDEGAKLSGLQRIVENDANGETEPGADDTSTSSTENPQ, from the coding sequence ATGACCTCCTTCGCCAAAGAAACCCTGCCCATCAGTCTCGAAGAGGAAATGCGCAGCAGCTATCTCGATTACGCCATGAGCGTGATCGTTGGCCGGGCGCTTCCCGATGCGCGCGATGGCCTCAAGCCCGTGCACCGGCGCGTGCTGTACGCCATGCACGAGCTCAACAACGACTGGAACCGGGCGTACAAGAAGTCCGCCCGTATCGTGGGCGACGTGATCGGTAAGTACCACCCGCACGGCGACCAATCCGTGTACGACACCATCGTGCGGCTCGCGCAGGACTTTTCCATGCGCCATATGCTGGTCGACGGCCAGGGCAACTTCGGGTCGGTCGACGGGGACAACGCGGCCGCAATGCGGTATACGGAAATCCGGCTCGCCAAAATTGCGCACGAAATGCTGGGCGATATCGACAAGGAAACTGTCGATTTCCAAGACAATTACGACGGCTCGGAAAAAGAACCCAAGGTTTTGCCGAGCAAACTGCCCAATTTGCTGGTGAATGGCTCCGGCGGTATTGCGGTTGGCATGGCGACCAATATTCCACCGCACAATCTCAATGAGGTGGTGGACGCCTGCCTGCACTTGCTGCGCAATCCACAGGCTTCCATCGACGAACTGATGGAAATCGTGCCGGCGCCCGACTTCCCCACCGCCGGCATCATTTACGGCATCAATGGCGTGAGGGACGGCTACCGCACCGGCCGCGGCAAGGTCGTGATGCGAGCCAAGTGCCACTTCGAGGACATCGACCGCGGCCAGCGCCAGGCGATCATCGTCGACGAGCTCCCCTACCAGGTCAACAAGAAGACGCTGCAGGAGCGCATGGCCGAGCTGGTGCACGAGAAGAAGATCGAAGGCATCAGCCACATCCAGGACGAATCCGACAAGTCGGGCATGCGCCTGGTGATCGAGCTCAAGCGCGGCGAAGTGCCCGAGGTGGTGCTCAACAACCTCTACAAGCAGACGCAGCTGCAAGACACCTTCGGCATCAACATGGTGGCGCTGGTCGACGGCCAGCCCAAGCTGTGCAACCTGAAGGACCTGATCGAGGTCTTCCTGCAGCACCGCCGCGAAGTGGTCACGCGCCGCACCGTCTTCACCCTGCGCAAGGCCCGCGAACGCGGCCACGTGCTCGAAGGCCTGGCAGTGGCGCTGGCCAACATCGACGAATTCATCTCCATCATCCGCAACGCCCCGACGCCGCCGGTCGCCAAGGCCGAACTGATGACCCGCAGCTGGGACAGCAAGCTGGTGCGCGAAATGCTCACGCGTTCACGCGCCGACGGCGGCGTGGTCAACGCCGACGACTACCGCCCCGAGGGCCTGGAACGCGAGTTCGGCATGGGTTCGGACGGCCTCTATCGCCTGTCGGAAACCCAGGCGCAGGAAATCCTGCAGATGCGCCTGCAGCGCCTGACCGGCCTCGAGCAGGACAAGATCGTTGCCGAGTACAAGGAAGTCATGGCAGAGATCGACGACCTGCTCGACATCCTCGCCAAGCCCGAACGGGTCTCGGTCATCATCGGCGACGAACTCGGCACCATCAAGCAGGAATTCGGCCAGAGCAAGCTCGGCGCACGCCGCAGCCTGGTCGAGCACAGCGCCTACGATCTCTCCACCGAAGACCTGATCACCCCGACCGACATGGTGGTCACGCTCTCGCACAGCGGCTACATCAAGAGCCAGCCGCTCCACGAATACCGGGCGCAAAAACGCGGCGGGCGCGGCAAGCAGGCCACGGTCACCAAGGAAGACGACTGGATCGACCAGCTCTTCATTGCCAACACGCACGACTACATCCTGTGCTTCTCCAACCGCGGCCGGCTCTACTGGCTCAAGGTGTGGGAAGTGCCGGCGGGTTCGCGCGGATCGCGCGGCCGTCCGATCGTCAACATGTTCCCGCTGCAGGAAGGCGAGAAGATCAACGTCGCGCTCGCCCTGACCGGCGAGAAGCGCAACTTTCCGGCCGACCAGTATGTGTTCATGGCAACCTCCATGGGCACGGTCAAGAAGACCACGCTCGACGAATTCAACAATCCGCGCAAGGGCGGCATCATCGCGGTGAACCTCGATGAGGGCGACTACCTCATCGGCGCCGCCCTCACCGACGGCAAGCACGATGTGATGCTGTTCAGCGACGGCGGCAAGGCGGTGCGTTTCGACGAAGAAGACGTGCGTCCACTGGGCCGCAACGCGCGCGGCGTGCGCGGCATGTCGCTCGACCCGGGGCAAGGCGTGATCGCCATGCTGGTGGCCGAGGACGAGCAGCAAAGCGTGCTCACCGCCACCGAAAATGGTTACGGAAAGCGCACAAGCATTACCGAGTACACCCGTCATGGCCGCGGAACCAAAGGCATGATTGCGATTCAACAGAGCGAGCGCAACGGCAAAGTCGTTGCCGCCACCCTCGTGCATGCGGACGATGAGATCATGCTCATCACCGACAAGGGCGTGCTTGTGCGCACCCGGGTTGCCGAGATTCGCGAACTGGGTCGCGCGACGCAAGGCGTCACGCTGATCGGGCTCGACGAAGGCGCCAAACTCAGCGGGCTACAACGAATCGTCGAAAACGACGCCAACGGCGAGACCGAGCCGGGCGCAGACGATACTTCCACATCTTCAACGGAGAACCCTCAGTGA
- a CDS encoding DUF2059 domain-containing protein — MKKFKLALLTVALAGSSMAAMAQDKAALIKQFVDVQRPGIESLARGLVEQSSAPIAQAGSQYLQTQVPEAKRESAAKAADAELKKYFDEAYPIVRDKAVQLAPGALTPLLEQNFSEEELKQLLAWINSPLSKKYQDLNPKMQTALTEKLVTETRGTIEPKMRALDENVAKALGAPTGGSQQGAAPAKAPAKAPAKK, encoded by the coding sequence GTGAAAAAATTCAAGCTCGCACTTCTGACTGTCGCCCTGGCTGGCAGCTCGATGGCCGCCATGGCGCAGGACAAAGCCGCGCTTATCAAGCAGTTCGTGGACGTGCAACGCCCCGGCATCGAATCCCTGGCTCGCGGCCTGGTCGAGCAATCGAGCGCGCCCATCGCGCAGGCCGGTTCGCAGTACCTGCAAACGCAAGTGCCCGAAGCCAAGCGCGAGTCAGCTGCCAAGGCCGCCGACGCCGAACTGAAGAAGTACTTCGACGAGGCCTACCCGATCGTGCGCGACAAGGCCGTGCAGCTGGCACCGGGCGCCCTCACCCCGCTGCTCGAGCAGAACTTCAGCGAAGAAGAGCTCAAGCAACTGCTGGCCTGGATCAACTCGCCGCTCAGCAAGAAGTATCAGGACCTCAATCCGAAGATGCAGACCGCGCTGACCGAAAAGCTCGTGACCGAAACGCGCGGAACCATCGAACCCAAGATGCGCGCGCTGGACGAAAACGTGGCCAAGGCGCTGGGCGCTCCGACCGGCGGCTCGCAGCAAGGCGCCGCTCCCGCCAAGGCCCCGGCCAAGGCTCCCGCCAAGAAGTGA